The sequence below is a genomic window from Draconibacterium halophilum.
TAACCCTGTTCGCCGCATTTCCCCTTGTGTTCATCGAAATAATTTAATGTGCGAAACTGCTATGGCTACATTTGAGTATTGTTACCCGTTGTGCGGTTTAAACTGCCAGGGCATATTTTAAATTATTAATTGGTTTACCGTTCTTTAAATTAATGTATTGCAGTAAAGTCACCGAAGTAACTTTTGTGAGTATTCTGACTGACAATCCAATAAGTGTTTTGGCGTAATTACGTTTAAGCATGAACTGGTCGCAAAGTTGAGAAAACAATGTTTCGATCCTTTTTCTAAACTTTTTAAAAACAGGTGGGTACAAAGTGTAAGCTTTTTGATTAGCCCGCATGGGGGTTTCCAGTTTAACGTTGCAGGAAGAAAACAGGTCAATTTGCTGAGAACTGGATAAATATCCTTTATCTCCCAGCAGGATACAATTGTTTAGCCCAGAATGCTTTACCTGCGACAGGTAATGAACATCATGGACACTAGCCTTGCTTAAGTCCATACTATGAAAAACCCCGTTTGCAGAGGTAAGCAAATGAAGCTTGTAGCCGTAATACCAGGTTTTATTAACAGCAGAATAGCCTTTGTTTGGTGCTGTCTCAAAGTTTTCTTTGCAAATCCTGCTGCGTTGTTCACGGGCGTTCTTGCAAACAGGGATGGGAATCGAATCAACCAGGAAACAGTCTTCTCCTGCATTGAGAAAGCCGGCTACAGTCTTGTTCAATTCTTCGATAAAAGGATAAAGGCGTTTTCTTCTGCGGTTAAAGTTGCTTCGGTCGATTAGGTTGGGAAAATCATCAGCATGTTCGCTTTTGATTTTAGCCCACAAAAAAGCTTCGCTGTCGATTCCGAGTGACTCGCCAGTAATAGAGAACGCAATAATTTGACAATCAGACATCTTTGGGCGGTTTCTATACGAATAGAAATTATCGAAAGAGTTGATGCGATTTTTAAATACAGATTTGGTAATGAGAAAGAATCTGTCGTAATTTGATTTCAAGTTATGCATAACAGAAGTAAAAATGTGGTGTTTTATACTTCTAAGATATTGAATATCATGATTATGCATAACTTTTTTTAGTTATAGATATTAATAAGGTTATTAACAAATTAAACCGCACAACGGGTTATTGTTATATATTTGTGGCTTATTCTAAAACAGATAATCAGCAAAATAATGAGAATTGCACTAATTGGCTACGGGAGAATGGGACAGGAAATCGAGAAAATCGCGGTGTCGCGCGGTCACGAAATTGGCCTCACCATCGATCTCGACAATCAACACGATCTTACCGTCGATAATCTCAAAAAATGTGATGTTGCCATTGAATTTACTATTCCTGCATCAGCAGTAAATAACTATAAGTTGTGTTTTGAGGCGGGTGTTCCTGTTGTTAGCGGAACCACCGGCTGGCTCGATAAAAAAGAAGAGGTGTATAATAAATGTGCTGAAACCGACGGTACATTTTTTTATGGAAGTAACTTCTCGGTAGGTGTAAACCTGTTTTTCGAGCTGAATAAAAAACTGGCAGAATTGATGGCGCCACGTGCCGAATACGGTGTTGAAATGACAGAAGTTCATCATACGAAAAAGCTGGATGCACCTAGCGGAACAGCAATCAGCTTAGCAGAAGATATCTTTGAAAACCTTCCGGCAAAAAATGCCTGGGTTAATGATAAAACTCCTGCTGCTAATGAAATGAACATTAAATCAGAGCGCGTTGGACAAGTACCGGGTATTCATACCGTAAAATACGAATCGGAAATCGACTTTATTGAAATCACGCACAGTGCAAAAAGTCGTACAGGATTTGCATCCGGCGCCGTACTTGCTGCCGAATATTGCCTCGACAACAAAGGCATACTGACAATGAAAGATTTACTAAAATTATAAAATAAGAATTAATGACACGTTCGATCCTAACAAATAAGTGGTTTAAATTCATCACTGTAGGAACACTTTATGCCCTTTGGGTAATCTGGCTTGGAAGCTACTTGTGGTTTCTGGGGCTGGTAATAATCTTCGATATTTATATTACAGAAAAAGTACATTGGGCATTTTGGAAAAAGAAAAACCCTCCCAACGGGAAACAAACCAAAGTTGTTGAATGGGTCGACGCTATTATTTTTGCGGTAATAGCGGCTACTTTCATTCGTATGTTTTTTATTGAGGCATACACGATCCCCACCTCATCAATGGAAAAATCTATGTTGGTTGGCGATTATCTTTTTGTAAGTAAAACGGCCTACGGACCTAAAACACCAAACACGCCGCTGTCGTTTCCGTTTGTGCACAACACCATGCCCGTAATTGGTGGAAAATCATACTCTGAAGCCATTCAGCAGCCTTACAAACGACTGGCAGGATTTACGGAAGTAAAAAACAACGATGTAGTAGTTTTTCATTTTCCGGAAGGCGACACCGTAGCGCTGGGAGTACCAACGCAAAGTTACTACCAATTGATTAGATCGTATGGAAGAAACAGAGTTTGGAGCGATAAAAGAAACTTTGGAGAAATCATTACGCGACCGGTTGATAAACGCGAGAATTACATTAAACGAAGTGTAGGTATTCCGGGCGATAAAATTGAAATTAAAATGGGGCAGCTGTATGTAAATAACGAGGCTCAGAAAAAATACGAAGGTGTTCAATACAACTACCTGGTTGAAACTAATGGTACTGCCATCAACCCAAAAACACTCGACAGGTTACACATTGCCGAAGACGACCGGAATACCTATTCGAGCCAGCAGTATTTAATGCCGCTCACTCAGGATGCCGCTGATAAGATCGGAGAACTTGCCAATGTTGAATCGGTTGAAAAAATGTTGGATGAACCTGGAGACAGGGAACCTGGTATTTTCCCAAACGACAGCCGCTACCCATGGAACGTTGACAATTTTGGTCCGCTAACAATTCCGGCAAAAGACGAAACCATTGATCTTACCGTAGACAATCTTCCGCTTTACCGCCGCATTATTGATATTTACGAGGACAATGATCTGGAAGTAAACGGAGATCAGATTAAAATTAATGGAGAGGTGGCCACATCCTACACCTTTAAAA
It includes:
- the lepB gene encoding signal peptidase I, with the translated sequence MTRSILTNKWFKFITVGTLYALWVIWLGSYLWFLGLVIIFDIYITEKVHWAFWKKKNPPNGKQTKVVEWVDAIIFAVIAATFIRMFFIEAYTIPTSSMEKSMLVGDYLFVSKTAYGPKTPNTPLSFPFVHNTMPVIGGKSYSEAIQQPYKRLAGFTEVKNNDVVVFHFPEGDTVALGVPTQSYYQLIRSYGRNRVWSDKRNFGEIITRPVDKRENYIKRSVGIPGDKIEIKMGQLYVNNEAQKKYEGVQYNYLVETNGTAINPKTLDRLHIAEDDRNTYSSQQYLMPLTQDAADKIGELANVESVEKMLDEPGDREPGIFPNDSRYPWNVDNFGPLTIPAKDETIDLTVDNLPLYRRIIDIYEDNDLEVNGDQIKINGEVATSYTFKMDYYWMMGDNRHNSADSRYWGFVPEDHVVGKAKFIWLSLDKDKSFPANIRFNRLFTTVK
- a CDS encoding IS982 family transposase; translated protein: MSDCQIIAFSITGESLGIDSEAFLWAKIKSEHADDFPNLIDRSNFNRRRKRLYPFIEELNKTVAGFLNAGEDCFLVDSIPIPVCKNAREQRSRICKENFETAPNKGYSAVNKTWYYGYKLHLLTSANGVFHSMDLSKASVHDVHYLSQVKHSGLNNCILLGDKGYLSSSQQIDLFSSCNVKLETPMRANQKAYTLYPPVFKKFRKRIETLFSQLCDQFMLKRNYAKTLIGLSVRILTKVTSVTLLQYINLKNGKPINNLKYALAV
- the dapB gene encoding 4-hydroxy-tetrahydrodipicolinate reductase, translating into MRIALIGYGRMGQEIEKIAVSRGHEIGLTIDLDNQHDLTVDNLKKCDVAIEFTIPASAVNNYKLCFEAGVPVVSGTTGWLDKKEEVYNKCAETDGTFFYGSNFSVGVNLFFELNKKLAELMAPRAEYGVEMTEVHHTKKLDAPSGTAISLAEDIFENLPAKNAWVNDKTPAANEMNIKSERVGQVPGIHTVKYESEIDFIEITHSAKSRTGFASGAVLAAEYCLDNKGILTMKDLLKL